The nucleotide window ATTACGATAATTTCCTGACCAAAGGAACAACATCTTGAGGAAGAGGCACCTTTTTTCTCACTCTGGCGGAGGTGCCTAACAGGCTTGAGGCAATCTTGAGGGATGAGGAGGGTTAGGTGATTTAGAAGATACAGGATAAATACATAAAGTTAATTGGTatgtaaaaataagttttaaatatcCCTGAGTGGGGGTAGGAGTGATCTGCTTCTGGTCACATCTCACGTGGCCAAATATGAGGGCTGAGCTGGGACAACACCTCCACTCCCAAGGAAGAATCAGGGTCCTGTCCACCCCCAGTGTGGCCTTCATGCTGGTTCCTGGCTTGGGTGCAGCCATCAGGTCCTCAGTAGACACAGAATCCACCAGGATTTTGATGAATGAGAATCAACTCCCCACCATTCACCTGGATGTCTTCACAGGAGGCATTCTGAGTGGTCATATTCAGGTAGACTTTGTCCTTAAAACGCAGATAGGCCACTGTGACAGAGTCAACAATTTTGACCATGTTCAGGGAGAAGAGAGGTTCCCGACCCTTCCGGTACAGAAGCCTGAGGCTGAGTTCCTGGGAGAAGTAGCCCTTCAGAGAGATGAGATAGAACCCATCACAGGTGATGATGATTGAGTTGTTCTGCACCTTCATGGTTCCATCCGCGTCTGGGGATGTGATGATGAAACCGTTCTCATTCTCACACTCTAAGGAGGGtagggtaaaagaaaaaaaaacaaagaatgactCCTTAACTCAGCATTAAGCAACAATCATCCAATATGTCTAGAAACATACGAAGAGAAAATGATAAGGACagattttgaaaagaataaaagtaagaGAAGACTATGTTTCTACATGAGGGTTGGAATCCACTTTCCCTGTGGAATGGAAAAGGCAAAGCTAATACTAGTAGCCAAGAGAGTTTCAGAGGGGGCTGGGATTCAAGAGTGGAAAGATTACAGCAACTGGCAGTTGTCACAACACACCTGTGGCAGGAAATGGACTCTCAAGGTTTCCCTGATTTTTTCAAAATCAGGAGGTATTGGCAACTTCAGTGCTGCCTTCTTTGTTCAATGGATTGATTAGGGCAAAGGGTGGTGGAAGTGCCTCTTGCCTGGGTCCTGCACACCCCGTCCACACAAAGTAATCGCTTTAACTCTTTATGctctctccaggcttccctggtggctcagatggtaaagaatctgcctgcaacacaggagacctgggtttgatccctcggttgggaagatcctctggagaagggaatggctacccattccagtattcttgcctggagaattccacggacagaggagcctgatgggctacagtccattgggttgcaaagagttggacacaacagagtgaataacactttcacttttcttttattcttctctcCATGTCACCATGAAATGAAAATTCTTCACATGCCCTGGCAACTAGACTTCCCAACAACATGTATTACTGGCCTTCGTCAACAATCACTTAAGCTTAGTTATGCTTCAATACTAAGTAAAGCTTAGTCTGTGGGTTCAGGTTCTGATATAAGAGCTCAAGAACATAGACTTATTTCTCCCTTCTACCTTTTTATTGTCAGTTTTTACTGGAAGGTGCCTTGGGAATAGTGGTTgccacaggaaaaagaaaaggaagagcagcAGAACACAGAATGATAACTTTAACAGCTTTGTGTGGGGCCATTTCAAGCATAAATCAAAAACTAAATGTCTTCCATTTCCATGGCAGCCTCAGTATCACCCGGAATGGTCAAGTAACGACACTTCAAAATCTCCACTCTGGACCATGTCCCTCGGTGATAGGAAAGAGTAagttcccactgctgggcacaatTCAGTAATTCTTGCTGTGAATCAAGTCCCTGAGAAATACTTCGAATTGAAAACGAGGATCACTTATAGAAGGCAAGATATACTTTCCTTTGGCTCAAGAGGACTTAATAAATGAATATCCATACATAAACCACTGGTGGTTGTCCAGGTATTAATCTTGGATCCAAATAATGTTCTCTTGTTAGAGTTATCACATTGCCTTTAAGTCCCCCAACTCTCATTAAGGTAAAATTTTGTCCTGTAATAGAATTACTGGGGAATGACATATCTTACAGCCAGACAGACTTGTAAGAAGCCTTCGTTTTCTTACCTAAAAAAAGTGAGAGTAATTTCTACTCAAAGGGTTCCTAGGAGGATTAAGTGAGGAATATAATGTAATCTGTATAGTGACAAGCACTTATCTGTTAACTAATTACTCCCCTTTTCTTCTTTGAccttaatgaaaataatatgcaGGCCCCAACAATTTCAGGATTTAATGTTTCCctaagaaaatggagagatctTATGTTCTAGGGGAAATTAAGAAGCTGGAGAGAAGATTCTTTTAAAACTATGAACCAACTAAACTTTTGACAATACTTACTGGTAAACTGTACTCTGATACTCTGGATTGGAGGGTACTGAGATGgcacctaaagaaagaaaaaggatatatttttagggaaaaaaaatgaacaagtagAATTGACGAGTCACATCCATCCTATGAAGCAGAAATGCAGCAGGTAAAGGGACTGACTTGAGAAGAGACTTGCCTTTTTCTATGTGAGTTAGACGCAGCCTTCCGCCTGCCCCCATTGCTTTTCTGTAACATCTCATAAGGTAAGTTAGGAGTCTTCTGCTCTTTCATGCAAGCATCTAAGTAAGATCTGTCCTCACTTGCCAAACTCTTCCTTGGTATATTATTTTGGCTCCCTGAGCCCCAATTTCCCATTTTAGATAATAGAGCACTTAAAAGTTATCTTGTTAAGAAACCCATTCAGTCATAGAGATTCTTCATGGACAAGGTTGTGACCAGTCAATCCTTCATGGTCACAGACTCCCAGAATGGACTAGGAGTGAAGTCTGGGAGCCTCCTGGCTGCTCTCTTTTTCACTGTAAAACAGGATTAAGAGTGTCCTACCTTCAGGGCTCACAGGCAATAAAAACTCTTCAAACCCTTCAGAGATGAGTAGATCTGtgtgtaaattttttaaatgttggatcTTTCTCTACTCTTTAGTCGTGTGTAAAACCTAACTTGAACTCGAAAGCAAGAAAGAAGTAaagcaacaaagaaagaaaagttaatagATAAAACATCTGTGGAAATTTGGTGGTTAAAAGAACAAACTTCAATATGGGGCAAACTCcaaaatatattaagtgaaaaaagccaaagcAAAGGGGAGAATAAAGTACATTTCCATTtgtgttcaaagaaaaaaaagtttttgtgaGGGCACAGAATTTATCTAGAAGAATAAAGCgctgcctctggagaaaggaactaGAAGCCTGAGGACAGGAGTGGGAGGCACATGTATTTTCCATGGCTTactttcttgtatttttaaaattttacattaccTACTAAGAAGGGAAATAGAAactaacaaacaaacagaaaaacctaCCACCTATTGTGCCTGCAGAGAACAGCAGCTCCTCCCACCAGGTTATTTTTGGCAAGATGTCCGGATCAAAGGTCTGGGGAGGAATTTGTTTTCATGCTCTGGGGTGTGGAGTCCCTGCTTCCCACTTTTCTGGCACACTCATAGCAGCAGTCAAACGGAGTCCACTGGGGCCTGCCCACGCGGATGAAGAATCCCCTACTTCCCTTGTACGTAAAGTCACAAGCCTCATCAAGCTGAAACCAACAGGCGGTGTAGGAAGAAGGGAGAGCCTGGCTGAGCCCTGCCAGTGGCTGGGCCCCTAGAGCAATATTAGTCAGTGGTGAGCACACAGAGAGGTGCTGACTCAGGACGACAGTCTTTGGCTCTCTCCCCTCTGTGGACTGTTTGTGAGACTGGACTAGTGTCCTTCATGCTTAAAGCGATGTTCTAGAAGAAGGCCTCTCAAAAGGTACATTACCCAAACACCATAATTCCCTGGGTAAATGAATGCCCCTACTGCTCTCTGGGCAGGCTGGTCTCTTGGCCACCTTGTTGAAGTTAGAAACAGCCTGTGCAGCTGCACAAAGAGCACAGCGCTCAGCATGCAGCAACCTGGTCCTAACACCAGCCAGGCAAGTACTCAGGCAAGTTGCATAACCTCTGGGTGTCAGTTTTTTCCATCTTTAGAAATTCCTCAAAGATCAGAGACATCCCTTTTACCACTGTTAAcgatttgaattttaaaagttgcaACCCTACACCAATTTCaatgaaagagagaaacaggaagCCTCTTCATCCCAAATTTACGTCAAACTCTCTGACTTAAAAGTCCTCATGATCTGATTATTTGACTGACTGTGTAAACTTTCCATAAGGTTCCTGCAAAACAATGACATTTCCCAATGTTCTGAAATACTGTGATGGAGAAGTCAGAGCAGTAATGATCAAGAAGACATTCTGAGACCAAGATGCTGACAGGCAGCAAGGAAAGTACATAGGACTTCCTCTTTTAGGTAGATTCACTCGACCCCAGGCTTCCTTTCCTCCTGAAGGTTACCCAGAATTAGAAATTCACATTTTCTCATCTTCCTAGCGTCAACACCACCAGGCCTTGGCCATTTTGTGAAATAAGATGATTCTTTCTCTTGTTCCATGACCTTCCACAACCTTGCCCTTCATCCTCCAAACCTGATTACTTCATGCTGACTACCCCACTGCCCAGAAATACCCCCACAGTGCCCACTTCAAGGCCTTCTATGGCCTGGTGCCAACCTCCTTGTCAAGCATTACTGCTACCTATATCCTTTCTGTGCTTTATGCTCGAATCAACTATTTCCTCTAATCCTTTAAATAAAGCCTGGTAGGACAAAACAAGAGGGTGCAGGCctggaaataaaattttgttcaaaTTGTAACTTCTCTAGTTCTGTTGAATTTGGATGTTATATACCACTTCTGAGCTTTAGCTTTCACGTCTGTAAAAATAAGGAATATTATTATTGGAATGCTCAAGGAGATGACTGTAAAGCTCAAATAAGTTAACATATGTGAAAATACTCAGGAGTTTGCCTGGCACGTggtaagcattaaaaaaatacttgcttCCTTTGTTCTCTCCACCAAGAATGTCCCTTCATCTATGTCTACCCATGAAAATATCAACTTCaaggcctaaatcaaatccctggcTTCTGGTCTCCCATAACAAGTACTTAAAAATTACTCTATTCACATGGATGTTTATAATAGCTTTGTTTCTTATTGTTAAAACTTGTCAAGGAAAAGCAATCAAGATATCCCTCTGTaggttgaatggataaacagactGTGATATATCCAAACAATGGAGTAACACtcagtgttaaaaagaaatgagctttcAAGCCACGGAAAGACATGGACACAGtttaaatgtatattactaagtaaaagaagacaatctgaaaagactacataATGTATGATTTCAAATGTGTgatgttttggaaaaggcaagacTACAGAGACAGTTCAAgagcagtggttgccaggggtgaggcaggagggagagatGAATAGGTGAAGATAGAagatttttagagcagtgaaactattctgcacTATACTCTAATGGTGGGTACATGTTATTGTTCATTTGTTAAAATCCATAAAATGTATaataccaagagtgaaccctgatGTAAGAAAAAAACTTAAATCACTCTACTGATTTTCATTCTACCACCACCAGATACATGTCTCCTCTCCGCTGCAAGACTACCTAGCTGTGTGCTCTTGGGAAAATGTCATTACCTTGCTGACTTTTAGctccttcatctataaaatggaaagagtAAACCCAGTATCTCAGAAGGTTGTTGTGAATGAGATCACATACGTAAATTTTTAGCACCTGACCTGGAACACTGTAAGGAGCTGATAAATGTCAGCTATTATTCTTGGATGCTCATGGGAGACAAGATCCATGTCATGTTCTTAATTTAGCCTATATAACACTAATTTAGCTTTATATATGACTACAGAATGAGAgaactaataaaaaagaaaggaagtacaACCAAATCCCTAAAATACCAGCTCTTTGTAGCCCAGAAGAACACCACAAAATGATTCTGGCTTTATAAGAAaaattaccagaaaaaaaaaatcagataatatTAATTTTACCCACAGGcatagttttatacatatatatatatatatatatatatatcaagaaaataaaaatcctcaTATCTTCAccagataatagaaaaaaatggactATATCAAAGATCCCAAAGGACTTTCATGTAAGGACAAGCTACAGAACAAAGTTTCTTCAATCTGCAAAGTCTGAAGAGCTCATACTATCTTCAAAGGGGACTAGAAATTCTTGTAAGTCAGTACACCAGGATCAAAGTACAGTCCTGAAGTTTCAGTGAGATGGCCTCAGAAGCATGAGTATAAAAGAAGTCATCTTCCAACTGAACACtattctacagatgaagaaaatgagacccACAGAAGGAAAGGGATTCAACTCCAGCCCCCTGGAATCCAGAACAACTTTCATTGTTTCACACAACAACAGTTTTTCTTCTCCTCATGCAAATTTAAAGCGGAGGGAAATTTCTTTGAAGATTTTACTAATAGTCCATTCCTTGTGTCCACTTCAGTGCCAGGTTGGAGGAAGGAAGATGTGATCATGCACAGCAGATTGGCAGGGTGATGGTCTCATGATGAGCTCATCATGGGAATCCAAAAGTTTAGGCTTCCCTCCTAGGCTTGCGGGCTGTCATAAATAAAGCCAAGAACACAGAGTACTCAGAGGCAGCTGATACATGGGCTATCTGACCAACTGCCTGAGTAATGTGTATGCCCTGTCTAGGAGCAGCTGATGATGCAACTGAAGTTCAGCTGGTCCAGCGTTATCCTTTAcattagagtcacctgggaaatctGTAAAAATGTGTAGACTTCCAGTTTATTCATAAAGATTCT belongs to Bos javanicus breed banteng chromosome 16, ARS-OSU_banteng_1.0, whole genome shotgun sequence and includes:
- the TNFSF4 gene encoding tumor necrosis factor ligand superfamily member 4 isoform X2, translating into MEAKMEEVPSQYPPIQSIRVQFTKCENENGFIITSPDADGTMKVQNNSIIITCDGFYLISLKGYFSQELSLRLLYRKGREPLFSLNMVKIVDSVTVAYLRFKDKVYLNMTTQNASCEDIQVNGGELILIHQNPGGFCVY
- the TNFSF4 gene encoding tumor necrosis factor ligand superfamily member 4 isoform X1, which encodes MKMEGVQPLDENVGNVPGRRFLRNKLLLVASIIQGLGLLLCLTYICLHFYAQVPSQYPPIQSIRVQFTKCENENGFIITSPDADGTMKVQNNSIIITCDGFYLISLKGYFSQELSLRLLYRKGREPLFSLNMVKIVDSVTVAYLRFKDKVYLNMTTQNASCEDIQVNGGELILIHQNPGGFCVY